The following coding sequences lie in one Phragmites australis chromosome 8, lpPhrAust1.1, whole genome shotgun sequence genomic window:
- the LOC133925950 gene encoding uncharacterized protein LOC133925950: MDADFAEALDAELVVALDAVHPDVMLDAEVIITLDAVRPQPVASLLLPAPVAPLLLPAPMAVSQPWVPQEGWRIHASTLEDDVTFEIKIHVENHDYCSTRKSEKMKSASKSWICDKVTDWLREDPSRGTKELQGKLKDKYKVLIPYKRVWIGRELALNNLFGDWDDSFDKLYSWKAEVEKRSPGSIVSIDHMTFKETKRFTRLFVALKPCVDGFLAGCMPYLAIDSTHLTGKYRGQLATACAVDGHSWLYPVVFGVIDSKTSENWVWFMEN; the protein is encoded by the exons ATGGATGCAGATTTCGCCGAGGCCTTAGATGCGGAGCTCGTCGTCGCGCTAGATGCGGTACACCCCGACGTCATGCTGGATGCGGAGGTCATCATCACCCTAGATGCAGTGCGCCCCCAGCCCGTAGCTTCCCTGCTGCTGCCCGCTCCCGTAGCTCCCCTGCTGCTACCCGCTCCCATGGCAGTGAGTCAACCTTGGGTGCCACAGGAAGG ATGGAGAATTCATGCATCAACTTTGGAGGATGATGTGACATTTGAG ATCAAGATCCATGTTGAGAACCATGACTATTGTAGTACCAGAAAAAGTGAGAAGATGAAAAGTGCTTCCAAGTCATGGATATGTGATAAGGTCACAGATTGGTTGAGGGAAGACCCCAGCAGAGGCACAAAGGAGTTGCAAGGGAAATTAAAAGACAAATACAAGGTATTGATCCCTTACAAGAGAGTGTGGATAGGGAGGGAACTAGCATTGAATAATTTGTTTGGTGATTGGGATGACAGCTTTGACAAGCTCTATAGTTGGAAGGCAGAGGTTGAGAAGAGGAGTCCAGGAAGTATAGTTTCCATTGACCATATGACATTCAAAGAGACGAAGAGGTTCACTAGGCTGTTTGTTGCCTTGAAGCCATGCGTTGATGGGTTCTTGGCTGGCTGCATGCCATACTTGGCAATTGACAGCACGCACTTGACAGGGAAATATAGAGGCCAGCTAGCAACAGCTTGTGCAGTTGATGGCCACAGCTGGTTATATCCAGTGGTATTTGGTGTTATTGACTCAAAAACTAGTGAGAATTGGGTCTGGTTCATGGAAAACTAA
- the LOC133926997 gene encoding uncharacterized protein LOC133926997 isoform X3, which translates to MMEARRWQSPAAAAAAAEAAEEGGGGPSRRPPRRGLHRASPYGYGLGPRRWLPKLPVASRIFPAMPRDRAASDNNQEVHHESLEVIHERHSAEPNTAAAPTRPPTSVRKKSNLLLEGDYRNPSDGNGLAEIEKIINQRHFSRDETEHLIEIMQSRTPDLNVQNQRAPWSTAKGFEAMPFSTPAKLIDPQPSWATDIFPPSNVHEVGSSPIEIAKAFMEAQTSASVHESQKRKFRALSHGVETENSAANFFPKVATDSSVVRDYPNYLTPQSNKGRTLPQPFSRTPYSGSVFQRSIKNSRHGDTYNNSSGQSQLSTPFSVGSKTILEDKLASSSRGRQIDTFGTTTSFVPREGSSATKNSAFNLQGPHGKGTIESSSTPGRFSAVDNISRGASVSVHPKSSETAYKILQHLEKTIPSPTSKPLEIRQTLSKRNAPSVVTNSQLKGPDSNISNGHRQSSVNESGNAYLEIADAKTVQESPSSPNAEESSLKIQSSGANAEVPETQTSQHILKSDLTCTSAAEVLDKNTSKGFTFTFPVANAPSSLLEPPPTPTLASPPPRSLPVNTEDIPKFTFGLSSTTNSLVFSFDSTSGSVGADGTVATFKFGSDKKQQIAA; encoded by the exons ATGATGGAGGCGCGCCGGTGGCAATCgccggcggctgctgctgcggccgcggaggctgcggaggagggcggcggcggcccgtcAAGGCGCCCCCCGCGCCGCGGGCTGCACCGCGCGTCGCCCTACGGCTACGGGCTGGGGCCCCGCCGGTGGCTCCCCAAGCTCCCCGTGGCTTCCAGGATCTTCCCTGCCATGCCCCGCGACCGCGCCGCCTCCG ACAATAATCAAGAGGTTCATCATGAATCACTGGAAGTAATTCATGAA AGACACTCCGCAGAACCAAACACCGCTGCTGCACCCACTAGACCACCAACATCTGTGAGGAAGAAATCTAACCTACTTCTGGAAGGTGATTACAGAAATCCAAGTGATGGCAATGGGCTTGCTGAAATTGAGAAGATAATCAACCAGAGACATTTTTCTAG GGATGAGACAGAACATCTAATCGAGATCATGCAGTCAAGGACTCCTGATCTTAATGTTCAAAACCAGAGAGCTCCATGGTCTACTGCAAAAGGTTTTGAAGCCATGCCATTTTCAACACCTGCAAAACTGATTGACCCTCAGCCATCTTGGGCGACCGATATCTTTCCACCCTCAAAT GTGCATGAGGTCGGTTCTTCACCAATTGAAATTGCAAAAGCTTTTATGGAAGCACAGACCTCGGCATCTGTGCATGAGTCTCAAAAGCGAAAATTCAGAGCTTTGAGTCATGGAGTTGAGACCGAGAATTCTGCAGCAAATTTTTTCCCTAAAGTAGCTACTGATTCTTCGGTCGTCAGAGATTATCCCAATTATCTTACACCACAAAGTAATAAAGGAAGGACTCTGCCTCAGCCTTTCTCTCGCACACCTTATAGTGGCTCAGTTTTTCAGAGATCTATTAAG AATAGCAGGCATGGTGATACATACAATAACTCGTCTGGACAGTCACAACTTTCAACTCCTTTTTCTGTTGGAAGTAAG ACAATACTAGAGGATAAACTGGCATCATCTTCCAGAGGAAGACAAATAGATACTTTTGGCACTACTACTTCCTTTGTTCCAAGAGAAGGTTCTTCAGCTACCAAGAATAGTGCATTCAACCTGCAAGGGCCCCATGGCAAAGGCACCATAGAAAGCAGCTCAACTCCTGGCCGTTTTTCAGCGGTAGACAATATCTCCAGAGGTGCTTCGGTATCTGTTCATCCCAAGTCAAGCGAAACAGCTTACAAAATACTTCAGCATCTTGAGAAAACTATTCCTTCCCCTACATCAAAGCCACTGGAGATAAGACAGACTTTATCAAAGAGAAATGCTCCTTCTGTTGTCACCAATAGCCAGCTTAAAGGGCCTGACTCCAATATTAGCAATGGTCATAGACAGAGCAGCGTTAACGAGAGTGGCAATGCTTACCTGGAGATTGCAGATGCAAAAACG gtTCAGGAATCTCCAAGCAGTCCCAATGCAGAGGAGTCAAGCCTAAAAATTCAGAGCAGCGGTGCTAATGCAGAAGTTCCTGAAACACAAACTTCTCAGCATATTTTGAAATCAGACTTGACATGCACGTCAGCTGCTGAGGTCTTGGATAAAAATACTAGCAAAGGTTTTACCTTCACATTTCCTGTTGCTAATGCTCCAAGTTCTCTTCTTGAACCGCCGCCTACACCAACTTTGGCTTCACCACCACCAAGGAGCCTGCCAGTCAATACCGAAGATATTCCCAAGTTTACCTTTGGCTTATCCAGTACGACCAACAGCCTTGTTTTCTCCTTCGACTCCACAAGCGGTTCTGTTGGTGCAGACGGGACAGTCGCAACCTTCAAGTTTGGGTCTGATAAAAAGCAGC AAATAGCTGCCTGA
- the LOC133926997 gene encoding uncharacterized protein LOC133926997 isoform X2 encodes MMEARRWQSPAAAAAAAEAAEEGGGGPSRRPPRRGLHRASPYGYGLGPRRWLPKLPVASRIFPAMPRDRAASDNNQEVHHESLEVIHERHSAEPNTAAAPTRPPTSVRKKSNLLLEGDYRNPSDGNGLAEIEKIINQRHFSRDETEHLIEIMQSRTPDLNVQNQRAPWSTAKGFEAMPFSTPAKLIDPQPSWATDIFPPSNVHEVGSSPIEIAKAFMEAQTSASVHESQKRKFRALSHGVETENSAANFFPKVATDSSVVRDYPNYLTPQSNKGRTLPQPFSRTPYSGSVFQRSIKNSRHGDTYNNSSGQSQLSTPFSVGSKTILEDKLASSSRGRQIDTFGTTTSFVPREGSSATKNSAFNLQGPHGKGTIESSSTPGRFSAVDNISRGASVSVHPKSSETAYKILQHLEKTIPSPTSKPLEIRQTLSKRNAPSVVTNSQLKGPDSNISNGHRQSSVNESGNAYLEIADAKTVQESPSSPNAEESSLKIQSSGANAEVPETQTSQHILKSDLTCTSAAEVLDKNTSKGFTFTFPVANAPSSLLEPPPTPTLASPPPRSLPVNTEDIPKFTFGLSSTTNSLVFSFDSTSGSVGADGTVATFKFGSDKKQRELSFDIAGKDAVCF; translated from the exons ATGATGGAGGCGCGCCGGTGGCAATCgccggcggctgctgctgcggccgcggaggctgcggaggagggcggcggcggcccgtcAAGGCGCCCCCCGCGCCGCGGGCTGCACCGCGCGTCGCCCTACGGCTACGGGCTGGGGCCCCGCCGGTGGCTCCCCAAGCTCCCCGTGGCTTCCAGGATCTTCCCTGCCATGCCCCGCGACCGCGCCGCCTCCG ACAATAATCAAGAGGTTCATCATGAATCACTGGAAGTAATTCATGAA AGACACTCCGCAGAACCAAACACCGCTGCTGCACCCACTAGACCACCAACATCTGTGAGGAAGAAATCTAACCTACTTCTGGAAGGTGATTACAGAAATCCAAGTGATGGCAATGGGCTTGCTGAAATTGAGAAGATAATCAACCAGAGACATTTTTCTAG GGATGAGACAGAACATCTAATCGAGATCATGCAGTCAAGGACTCCTGATCTTAATGTTCAAAACCAGAGAGCTCCATGGTCTACTGCAAAAGGTTTTGAAGCCATGCCATTTTCAACACCTGCAAAACTGATTGACCCTCAGCCATCTTGGGCGACCGATATCTTTCCACCCTCAAAT GTGCATGAGGTCGGTTCTTCACCAATTGAAATTGCAAAAGCTTTTATGGAAGCACAGACCTCGGCATCTGTGCATGAGTCTCAAAAGCGAAAATTCAGAGCTTTGAGTCATGGAGTTGAGACCGAGAATTCTGCAGCAAATTTTTTCCCTAAAGTAGCTACTGATTCTTCGGTCGTCAGAGATTATCCCAATTATCTTACACCACAAAGTAATAAAGGAAGGACTCTGCCTCAGCCTTTCTCTCGCACACCTTATAGTGGCTCAGTTTTTCAGAGATCTATTAAG AATAGCAGGCATGGTGATACATACAATAACTCGTCTGGACAGTCACAACTTTCAACTCCTTTTTCTGTTGGAAGTAAG ACAATACTAGAGGATAAACTGGCATCATCTTCCAGAGGAAGACAAATAGATACTTTTGGCACTACTACTTCCTTTGTTCCAAGAGAAGGTTCTTCAGCTACCAAGAATAGTGCATTCAACCTGCAAGGGCCCCATGGCAAAGGCACCATAGAAAGCAGCTCAACTCCTGGCCGTTTTTCAGCGGTAGACAATATCTCCAGAGGTGCTTCGGTATCTGTTCATCCCAAGTCAAGCGAAACAGCTTACAAAATACTTCAGCATCTTGAGAAAACTATTCCTTCCCCTACATCAAAGCCACTGGAGATAAGACAGACTTTATCAAAGAGAAATGCTCCTTCTGTTGTCACCAATAGCCAGCTTAAAGGGCCTGACTCCAATATTAGCAATGGTCATAGACAGAGCAGCGTTAACGAGAGTGGCAATGCTTACCTGGAGATTGCAGATGCAAAAACG gtTCAGGAATCTCCAAGCAGTCCCAATGCAGAGGAGTCAAGCCTAAAAATTCAGAGCAGCGGTGCTAATGCAGAAGTTCCTGAAACACAAACTTCTCAGCATATTTTGAAATCAGACTTGACATGCACGTCAGCTGCTGAGGTCTTGGATAAAAATACTAGCAAAGGTTTTACCTTCACATTTCCTGTTGCTAATGCTCCAAGTTCTCTTCTTGAACCGCCGCCTACACCAACTTTGGCTTCACCACCACCAAGGAGCCTGCCAGTCAATACCGAAGATATTCCCAAGTTTACCTTTGGCTTATCCAGTACGACCAACAGCCTTGTTTTCTCCTTCGACTCCACAAGCGGTTCTGTTGGTGCAGACGGGACAGTCGCAACCTTCAAGTTTGGGTCTGATAAAAAGCAGCGTGAGTTGTCTTTCGATATAGCTGGCAAAGACGCAGTTTGTTTTTGA
- the LOC133926997 gene encoding uncharacterized protein LOC133926997 isoform X1, with translation MMEARRWQSPAAAAAAAEAAEEGGGGPSRRPPRRGLHRASPYGYGLGPRRWLPKLPVASRIFPAMPRDRAASDNNQEVHHESLEVIHERHSAEPNTAAAPTRPPTSVRKKSNLLLEGDYRNPSDGNGLAEIEKIINQRHFSRDETEHLIEIMQSRTPDLNVQNQRAPWSTAKGFEAMPFSTPAKLIDPQPSWATDIFPPSNVHEVGSSPIEIAKAFMEAQTSASVHESQKRKFRALSHGVETENSAANFFPKVATDSSVVRDYPNYLTPQSNKGRTLPQPFSRTPYSGSVFQRSIKNSRHGDTYNNSSGQSQLSTPFSVGSKTILEDKLASSSRGRQIDTFGTTTSFVPREGSSATKNSAFNLQGPHGKGTIESSSTPGRFSAVDNISRGASVSVHPKSSETAYKILQHLEKTIPSPTSKPLEIRQTLSKRNAPSVVTNSQLKGPDSNISNGHRQSSVNESGNAYLEIADAKTVQESPSSPNAEESSLKIQSSGANAEVPETQTSQHILKSDLTCTSAAEVLDKNTSKGFTFTFPVANAPSSLLEPPPTPTLASPPPRSLPVNTEDIPKFTFGLSSTTNSLVFSFDSTSGSVGADGTVATFKFGSDKKQLVLHFAPVVVSLGMSQFSL, from the exons ATGATGGAGGCGCGCCGGTGGCAATCgccggcggctgctgctgcggccgcggaggctgcggaggagggcggcggcggcccgtcAAGGCGCCCCCCGCGCCGCGGGCTGCACCGCGCGTCGCCCTACGGCTACGGGCTGGGGCCCCGCCGGTGGCTCCCCAAGCTCCCCGTGGCTTCCAGGATCTTCCCTGCCATGCCCCGCGACCGCGCCGCCTCCG ACAATAATCAAGAGGTTCATCATGAATCACTGGAAGTAATTCATGAA AGACACTCCGCAGAACCAAACACCGCTGCTGCACCCACTAGACCACCAACATCTGTGAGGAAGAAATCTAACCTACTTCTGGAAGGTGATTACAGAAATCCAAGTGATGGCAATGGGCTTGCTGAAATTGAGAAGATAATCAACCAGAGACATTTTTCTAG GGATGAGACAGAACATCTAATCGAGATCATGCAGTCAAGGACTCCTGATCTTAATGTTCAAAACCAGAGAGCTCCATGGTCTACTGCAAAAGGTTTTGAAGCCATGCCATTTTCAACACCTGCAAAACTGATTGACCCTCAGCCATCTTGGGCGACCGATATCTTTCCACCCTCAAAT GTGCATGAGGTCGGTTCTTCACCAATTGAAATTGCAAAAGCTTTTATGGAAGCACAGACCTCGGCATCTGTGCATGAGTCTCAAAAGCGAAAATTCAGAGCTTTGAGTCATGGAGTTGAGACCGAGAATTCTGCAGCAAATTTTTTCCCTAAAGTAGCTACTGATTCTTCGGTCGTCAGAGATTATCCCAATTATCTTACACCACAAAGTAATAAAGGAAGGACTCTGCCTCAGCCTTTCTCTCGCACACCTTATAGTGGCTCAGTTTTTCAGAGATCTATTAAG AATAGCAGGCATGGTGATACATACAATAACTCGTCTGGACAGTCACAACTTTCAACTCCTTTTTCTGTTGGAAGTAAG ACAATACTAGAGGATAAACTGGCATCATCTTCCAGAGGAAGACAAATAGATACTTTTGGCACTACTACTTCCTTTGTTCCAAGAGAAGGTTCTTCAGCTACCAAGAATAGTGCATTCAACCTGCAAGGGCCCCATGGCAAAGGCACCATAGAAAGCAGCTCAACTCCTGGCCGTTTTTCAGCGGTAGACAATATCTCCAGAGGTGCTTCGGTATCTGTTCATCCCAAGTCAAGCGAAACAGCTTACAAAATACTTCAGCATCTTGAGAAAACTATTCCTTCCCCTACATCAAAGCCACTGGAGATAAGACAGACTTTATCAAAGAGAAATGCTCCTTCTGTTGTCACCAATAGCCAGCTTAAAGGGCCTGACTCCAATATTAGCAATGGTCATAGACAGAGCAGCGTTAACGAGAGTGGCAATGCTTACCTGGAGATTGCAGATGCAAAAACG gtTCAGGAATCTCCAAGCAGTCCCAATGCAGAGGAGTCAAGCCTAAAAATTCAGAGCAGCGGTGCTAATGCAGAAGTTCCTGAAACACAAACTTCTCAGCATATTTTGAAATCAGACTTGACATGCACGTCAGCTGCTGAGGTCTTGGATAAAAATACTAGCAAAGGTTTTACCTTCACATTTCCTGTTGCTAATGCTCCAAGTTCTCTTCTTGAACCGCCGCCTACACCAACTTTGGCTTCACCACCACCAAGGAGCCTGCCAGTCAATACCGAAGATATTCCCAAGTTTACCTTTGGCTTATCCAGTACGACCAACAGCCTTGTTTTCTCCTTCGACTCCACAAGCGGTTCTGTTGGTGCAGACGGGACAGTCGCAACCTTCAAGTTTGGGTCTGATAAAAAGCAGC TGGTTTTGCACTTTGCACCCGTGGTTGTGTCATTGGGCATGAGTCAATTTAGTCTATAG